GAGGTATTATGGCAACTACTAGTTTGCAACAAAATGCCACCAACACCGCTTCACCGCCAGCAACAATGCCAGAAAGAGTTCTGGGACGTACGGAAGTAAAAGTGCCTATCTTCGGGTTGGGAGGTGCAGGACAAACGCCCTTATCCACGGAAGGAAAAGAGCGTGAGGCTGTAGAAATGATTCAAAAAGCACTCGAACTTGGCATCCGCTACTTTGATACGGCAGCTAGTTATGGGCCAAGTGAAGATTATTTAGGCAAAGTCTTACCAGCACACCGCTCAAAGATATTCTTAACGAGCAAGACAGATAAAAGAGACCGTGATGGTGCATGGCGAGAATTAGAGCGATCGCTTAAACGTCTCAATACAGATTATCTCGATTTGTGGCAGTTGCATCATGTCTCTTTTACCGAAGAACTTGATACCATCTTTAGTAAGTCTGGGGCAATTAAAGCTTTTGAAGAAGCAAGACAGCAGAAACTTGTGCGGTTCGCAGGTATTACCGGACATCATGATCCGCAAGTGATTGCTGAAGGTTTGCGACGCTATCCTTTCCACACTACACTAATTCCTATTAATGCCGCTGACAAACACCACCCGCAACCCTTCATTCCTGTAGTTTTACCAGTTGCTCAAGAAAAAAATGTTGGTGTGATTGCGATGAAAGTCCCGGCTTACGGTCGGCTTTTTAAATCAGGTGGGTTAAGAGGTATGCAGCAAGCTTTAGGATATGCTTTGTCTCAGCCTGGAGTTCATTGTTGCGTGATTGCGGCTGAAACAGTTGCACAATTAGAGGGTAACGTCAAGATAGCGCGTGCTTTTCAACCCCTTAATGAGAAAGAATTGGCTGCGATCGCCGAACAAACTGCTAGTATCTGGGAAGATAGTACATTTTTCCGTGCTTGGCATTAATGTAAGTAGATATTACAGCTAGTATTTAGAATAGCGTTGTGCAGCTTGTAACATCTGCAATTGTAGTAATTTTTCGTCTCCCAATTGCTGCCGGAAACTCGCCTTAAAAGGTAATATATTTAATCTACGAACAATCTCTGTTGCTACAGCCTTTGCTAATAGTGGCGGTACAGAGTTGCCGACTTGCCGAAATCCGTGCCATTTAGTCACATGAAATCTAAACCAGTCAGGGTAAGAATGCAGTCTTGCCGCCTCCCTAACTGTAATACATCGGGGTGTAAATGGATGAATTGGTCTAGGAGATGTGAAAGAACCTTTATACATATCTGTTCCTGCTCTTAAAGTGTTACAAACACCAGCAGGATGTAATTTATGAAAACGGCTAATTGGCTCTCTTTCTCCCTGGGTTGTAGCAGCAAAGCGTTGAATAGTTTCGCTTGAATGTTTTGTACGTAAACTTGAAGAGAGAATTCGGGAATCGAATTCACGCTCATAGGAATAATCATCTACTAAAGTGCTGATGCGGCGAAGTTTAAGAGCGTAATTACTAGGCTTACCGTACTCTGCTACTACCCAATCCTGCTTGAGTAAATCTGAGTATTTTTCTACTTCAGGTATATCTCCAATCGCCTCCCAAACAGTTGGGCTATCTGGAAGCACAGATAAATTTTCTCGTGTCGAATCATTTGGTTGAGCTGGTTTAGTAATTGGTAGAGGATATTTCGGTAACTCTACATCCTTCCTTGCTCCCAAAAGAAATAATCTTTCACGGGACTGTGGTACGCCGTAACGAGCAGCATTTAAAACTTGATAATTTTCTTCAACCTGATAGCCATGAATTTTAAACTCGCTAATCAAAGTTTTGAGAATTTGTTTATGTTCCCCAACTGTGATACCTCGGACATTTTCCATCACAAAAAATTTCGGTTGTAGTTCTAAAACCAACCGATGAAAGTGAAATACCAAAGAGTTCCGTGGGTCATCAAAAGCGCGTTTACCAATTAGTGAAAAACCTTGACATGGTGAACCACAAATTACTGCATCAATTTCGCGATCGCCAATTTCAGATCGGTTTCTAATCTCTTCCCCTGTTGTTTCAACAACACTTTTACATAACACTGAGCAAAAAGGGAAGTTAAACTCATGGATTGCACAGTGGATAGGGTCAATTTCTACGGCTGCTAGCACATCAAAACCAGCTTGTTCAAAGCCGAGGGTCATACCGCCAGCGCCTGCGAACAAATCAACTGCGATCGGTCTTTGCTTTCTCATCTCATGAGCCATCACACCTCTAAATAGGTTGGAACTTAGGACAATTATTTACTAATTCCTAGTTCCCAGTCCCCAGCCCCTAGTTCCCAGCCCCCGGTAGCATCTGCAAAATCTCTTGAGCAGCGCGATCGCATACGCCTACTTCTCCTAAACACTGCCGCATTTCCTCATAATCTACCAAAGTTTGCTGTCTGCGGTCAGGATTGAGTAGTAATTCCATTGCTGCTTGAGTGATATTCTCTGGTGTGGCTTGCTCTTGTAAGAACTCTGGCACAATCTCTTTCATCACAACTAAGTTGGCTGGCGAAGCGAAGGGTATAGAACCTTTAAGGATTTTCCTGGCAAACCAAACAGTAATCGGATGCAAGCGGTAAGCTACAACTTGCGGCACGTTTAACAAAGCAAGTTCCAGGTTGACAGTGCCAGATTTAGTGATAGCGAAATCAGCTGCGGCAAAAACTTCTTTTTGTTGACTTGATACGACTGTCGCTCGCAGATCGTAACGCCTAATTGCCTCCTCGATTGGTTGTCTATAAATTTCCAAAGACAGAGGAATCCAAAAATGAACTTCGGGTAATTTGGCTTGAATAGTTTGAGCAGCTTGAAAAATAACTGGTAAAAGATATTTTAATTCTTGATGGCGAGAAGCAGGGAGGAGAGCGATCGCTATCTGTTCGGGCGTAATTCCCAATTTTTCACGGGCTGCTTGGCGACTCGGAGCATTTTGCATATGGTCAACTAAAGGATGCCCCACCCAAGTTACTTTTGCGCCTTTGTCGCGAAAGTAACGGGCTTCTTCTGGGAAGATTGCCAACAGCTTGTGTGTAAAGCTAACTATTCTGGCAGTGTTACGTACATTGACTGACCATACCCACTCTTGGGGAGCAATATAATACAGCACAGGCACTTGTGGTAAATGCTGTTGCATATAAGTGCCAATGCCGATATTAGGCCCCATGTAGTCAATCAGCACCACTAAGTCAGGTGGATTTTGTTTTAGAGAAGCGATCGCCTTTCGCTGCACCTGGAGAGTGGGCAAAATATAAGGCAAGCTTTCTAGAAGACCCATTGAGCCGATGCCACTAGTATTGCCCAGCAGAGTTGCCCCTGCCTCTACCATTTTTTCGCCCCCTAGAGCCAAAATGTCTAATTCCAAGTTTGCAGCAGTGGCTTGACGCTTCAGCGCTTTAATTAGCAGCGACCCTTGCAAATCACCAGATACTTCGCCAGTGCTGATAAATATCCGCATTTTATAATTGATAGATAGTAAAAATTAGTAATTAAAAGTTAAGAGTGAGTAGTGATAAGTTAAGAGTTAAGAGCCAATAATCAGGAATTAATACTTAGGAGTTAATTAGCTAATTAGAAGTCAAGAGTGAGTAGTTAAAAATTTAATCTATTTTCTGTACAGACGCGATTAATCGCGTCTCTACTCTTAACTCTTGTACAGACGCGATTAATCGCGTCTCTACTCCTAACTTACTATTCACGACTCATCACTCACGCCGAATTTACTCTTTCCTGGAGTCAAGCCACGCCGTCCTGGCATCTGAGAAAGTAGTAGGAAGCGACGCAGGTACTGTAATTCTTTACTATCTCCCAGCAGTTCCAGCTGTTCCAAGGCGTCCTTAAAGGTTAAGTTAGAACGGTAGAGAATGCGGAAGGCTTTCTTCAGGATTTGCAGGTCGCCTGAGTCCATACCAGAACGTTTGAGTCCTACAAGGTTGAGGGTGCGTATCCGCGACGGATTTCCCTCAACTAGCATATATGGCGGCACATCCCGGTCAATACGAGCCATGCCTCCTACCATTGCGTGTCTACCAATATGTACAAATTGATGGACACCCAAAACCCCGCTTAGCCTAGCGCGTGACTCTATGTGGACATGACCTGCTAACGCTACAGAGTTGGCAATTACTACATGATCTTCAATCACGCAGTTATGAGCCACATGAACGTAAGCCATTAGCAAATTGCCATCCCCAATTACCGTTGCTTCACCAGCACCAGTGGCGCGGTTAATAGTAACGTACTCACGAATTAAGTTGTTGTCACCAATTTTGACCCAGGTAGGTTCTCCCACAAATTTTAGATCCTGGGGTTCCATGCCGATAGCTGCACCTGTGAAAATCTGATTTCCCACTCCAATTTCACAAGGGCCTTCAAGCACTACATGAGCGCCAATTATTGTTTCAGCACCCACTTTGACATGCGCTCCAATCACAGCATAAGCACCGACTTGCACCGTTGGATGGAGTTCCGAGTTAGGATGAACTACAGCAGTTGGATGAATAAGCGTCTTCAAGGGTGAATCTCCAGAACTGTCTTTATGAGCTAGCACCGCGCTCTAGTTGACAGAGTTGAGGCGACTAGCGTTACTGAATTGTGTGAGTATTCAGCGATCAAAAGTGTCGGGCCAAGCAAGTTAAGTGTGTTCGCCTTGGTCTCCGTTAGGAGAAGAGAGGGCGTCGAAAATCAAGAAATTATAAAATGCTCTTGTGGGTAGTTTGTTTTACTGCTGTCCTTTGCAGGATTTAGTGAGGGCGCATCACGGTTGCACCCTTACCGCGCTAACAAAATTTTAGTTAATCAGAGAAAACATCAATTCGCCTTCAGTAGCAATCTTGCCGTCAACTTCAGTACGGGCTTGCATCCGAGCGAAACGACGTTGTTTTACCCATAACAGTTCCACGGTCATTACCAGCTGATCTCCTGGTACTACTTGGCGGCGGAAGCGGACTTTATCGATACCAGCAAAAACGAACAGTCCGTCTTCAAACCCTGGCAGTTGTTTTAAGACAATTCCCCCAACCTGTGCCATTGCTTCTACAATTAGCACTCCTGGCATCAATGGTCGTCCTGGAAAATGTCCTTGAAAATGGGGTTCGTTGACGGTGACATTTTTAATGCCTACAGCTAGTTTCTGTGGTACGTAGTCAATAATCCGATCTACAAGTAAAAATGGATAGCGGTGGGGTAGCAATTGCTGAATTTCTTCAGATGTCAGAGTCGTTTTAATCTCAGATGTGGTTGTACTTTCATTAGTGGGTTGTTGTTCGGTAGATGCTGGCGCCAAAGTGTCGGTGCTATTAACTTCAGTGAGAATTGACATTAGCAGTGTGGTTGATTTTTAATCTGGGAGTTGAGTGGCGTATATTGAAACTTTTGATACGATCAAATTTTATACTTTAGAGCGAATCCAAAATCTAAAATCCGTTTTGGAAAGTTTGCGACAGAGGTAAACCCCCCTGGCACACCAGTTCGCTCAAGTCGGCAAACCTGCTGACATGATTGGCTTAACTTTCTGCCAAATCTAAAATTTTCTGAGCCAGTTGAATGTGTAAATTATGGCTGGCTTTATACGCTAAGAAATGAGCTTTGGGAAAAGTACCCAGTAAACTTAAATCTCCTACTAAATCCAAGATTTTATGACGTACTGGCTCATTTGCAAATCTTAATGGTGGATTTAGCCAACCTTCAGACCCACAAACAAGTGCATTATCCAAGCTGCCACCTTTGATTAACCCTGACTGCTGTAAATGTTCAATTTGATGCAGCAAACCAAAGGTACGGGCAGGGGCAATTTCCGCAGCAAAGCTAGCAGAAGCATTCTCTAAATCGGCAGATGGTGACCAGCTGTGCCATTGATTACCAATAGCGGGTAGGTCGAAGTCAATACCGTAACTAAAGCGGGTTTCTAATGTTGGTAAGGCACAAACAAAGGCATCACCTTGATAGACCCATATTGGTGCATCAATATTTAAGGTAATTTCATTGGTGGTGGCTGTTTGTGATACTAAACCAACTTCAGCGATATTGGCTGTCCACACCCCGGCTGAACCATCTAAAAGCGGGACTTCTGGCCCATCAATTTCAATGCGGGCGTTATCCACACTCATACCCACCAGCGATGCCAACAAATGCTCTACCGTGCAAACGCACGTTTCACCTTTACCCAGCTGAGTCGACAGAACAGTCTGGCTAACTGCTGCAACTTGGGCTGGAATAATTGGTAAATCTGGCAAATCCACCCGCACAAAGTAGCGTCCTCTTCCCGCCTCAGCTGGTAATATCCGCACACGGGTAGTCACACCGCTATGCAGCCCCACTCCTGTCTGGGTGATTTCCGCAGCTAAAGTGTGCTGTTGCATACGCGGAAAGCCAATATATTTTGTTTAGTATTGTTCATAGTTAGTTATGGCAGAATCCCTGATATACCCTAAAAATGTAACTACTCCCTTTACCGGAATAGTATTGAGGTAAATGTGAAAATTAGCAAGCTACTAGAGGTCAAGAGTCAAAAGTCTAAATCTTGACTTTTGACTTTTGACTCTTGACTAACTTAAAACCTTTCACCAATACCAAAATTGATGCGGCTATCACCATCGTCATTGATACCATAGTCAATACGAATTGGCCCTAGTGGAGATTGCACGCGCACACCGAGACCATAGCCGTAGCCACTACCGTTTTTCTTCAGCAAATCAGCCGCTTGGGTACTACTTCCCAGGTCACTGCCAACATCTACAAATAGTGCGCCACTGACCACTGAAAAAACTGGGAACCGATACTCAACTGTTGCCTGCACATAAGTCCGCGCACTACTCAAAGCCCCTTCTTCATAACCTCGGACGGAGTTGCTACCACCGAGGGTAAAGGCTTCATAAGGAGGTAAATCACCAAGGATTGTTCCCCCTTGCAAGTTAAATGCTAGGGTTTGTGGCCCTTTGCTGAGGTTAATAAAACTGACGGGTACATATTGGCTATAGCTACCCCGCAATCTAGTGAGAAAAATGCTGCCTAATCCTACTGGCACTGATTGATCGACCCCGAAGCGGAGATAAGAACCACTGGTGGGTTGCAACGGGTTATTACGCCGATCGCGCTGTACCCCTAGTTGGACTAGTAGTAAATCGTCTTGACCTGAATCAGATAAAGTTAGTGGAGTTGTTTGGACATTTCCATCTTTGAGGATGAGATTTCCATCTTGATCGTATAATGCCCCTCTCTTTCTCAGGTTGCCATCGGCATCACGGGTGGAAACTCGTTGATACTGCAAACCTGCTGAAGCCGTCCATTCTGATCTTTCGTAAGGATTGCCGGAAAGGGGACGGGTAAAGGTGACACCGCCACCTAAACGCAGAACACGGGGGCGATCGCCTTCATCTGTTTGCCCGTTCTCAAAGGTTCTAATATCGCGATTGTCGCCATCAAAAATTAAGGAAATCGAACTGCGGCGAAAAATATTGGCTGTGTAAGAAGTCCGGTACGGGTCGCCTGCAATCCAGGGGTCTGTAAACCGCAAATCAAATAGCAGTTCCCGTTCTCCCACCTGCACTTCTGCCCCTAGTTTTTGGTTCCTGCCATTCAAGTTTTGCTGCTGATAGCTAACAGTACCAAATAGGCCACTGGCAGAACTAATCCCTGCCCCAGCGGCAATAGAACCACTGCTACGCTCAGCCACATTTAACACTACATCCACTTTGCTGGGGTCTGTACCAGGGTCAAGAGAGACATTTACATCTTCAAATAATCCCAGCCCATATACCCGCTGTAGGTCTTTTTGCACCGTGTTGCGGTTGAATACTTGTCCTGGTTTCAACTCCACTTCTCGTGTAATAATATACTCTTGAGTCCGCCCGCGAATTGGTTGTCCCTTTTCGTCTGTCTCCTGACCCTCTTTATTGCGGAATCGGACTCTAATATTCTCCACTACCCCTTCTGCTACTTGTAGTGTCACAACTCCGTTTTCAGCTACTTGCGGCGCTCCAATTACGTTTGCCAATACGTAACCTTGGTCTTGATAACGCTTGGTTAACAGCTTGATGCTCTCTTGCAAATCACGCAGGTTGAGGATTCTGCCATACTGATTACGAAAAATTTCATCGACAGTATTAGCTGGTAATACCGAAGCAACGCCAGTGCCAGGATTAGCTTGGACTTGTACCTTAGTCAAGACGGGGTTGGGCTGCACGATAAAGCTGACTCGCACTCCCAAAGGGGTATCTTCTGGCTGTGCTTGGACGTTAGAGAAAAAGCCAGTGCCAAAGATGGCGTTGATATCCTCTTGCAGTTGAGAACGGGTTGTCGTCCGCCCTGGTTGCGTACGTATGACTCGGTAAACTTGATTTTCCAGTTCCGGTGTGATTTGCCCTGTTTGAGGAACGATAACTACTTCTGACACCAGTACACGTGGTTCAGCCGCTTCTGGGGTAGCGTTGGGTTGAGTAGTTCCTGGAGTTGTTGGGAATGCAGGTGCTGCTGCGGGTGGGTTAACATTCTCCCTGCCTGGAGTTGTGCTAGGAGTTGGAGAAGGTATTTGTTGATTACTTGGAGGTGTAACTTCTGGGGCAGCGTTGGGTTGAGTAGTTCCTGGAGTTGTGGGAAATGCAGGGGCCGCTGCGGGTGGGTTAACATTCTCCCCTCCTGGAGTTGTGCTAGGAGTTGGAGAAGGTATTTGTTGATTAGTTGGAGGTGTAATTTCTGGGGCGGCGTTGGGTTGAGTAGTTCCTGGAGTTGTGGGAAATGCAGGGGCCGCTGCGGGTGGGGTTGTGCTAGGAGTGGGGGAAGGTGTTTGTTGATTACTTGGAGGTGTAGTTTCTGGAGTGGGAGAGGGCTGTAGTTGAGTAAGCTTTGACTTTATTTGGGGAGTTTGTACAGGAATTGGCGTCACCAATGGTAATACTGCTTTTGGTGACGCCATTGTTGCTGAGTTGACTTTTAATACTTTGCCAAATGGAGGCTGGAGATATTTTGACTGTAGAACTACTGTTGAGTTGGGGAAAGACTGCACATTTTCGGTAGATTCAACTTGACCCGTGTCTTTTTCTGGCTGCTGATTCGTTTCTAGTGTAAAAACCTCTGTTGTCTGTTTGAAATCGTCAGCGGTTTGTGCATTTGCACTCATTGAACCGCCCAAAGGGGCTGCAATTGCAACTGCTGCCACCAATACGGGGGATAAACGCATTTTATTTGG
This region of Nostoc sp. UHCC 0302 genomic DNA includes:
- a CDS encoding aldo/keto reductase, which encodes MTEKQTRRNFLITTVATAGGIMATTSLQQNATNTASPPATMPERVLGRTEVKVPIFGLGGAGQTPLSTEGKEREAVEMIQKALELGIRYFDTAASYGPSEDYLGKVLPAHRSKIFLTSKTDKRDRDGAWRELERSLKRLNTDYLDLWQLHHVSFTEELDTIFSKSGAIKAFEEARQQKLVRFAGITGHHDPQVIAEGLRRYPFHTTLIPINAADKHHPQPFIPVVLPVAQEKNVGVIAMKVPAYGRLFKSGGLRGMQQALGYALSQPGVHCCVIAAETVAQLEGNVKIARAFQPLNEKELAAIAEQTASIWEDSTFFRAWH
- a CDS encoding DNA cytosine methyltransferase, with product MAHEMRKQRPIAVDLFAGAGGMTLGFEQAGFDVLAAVEIDPIHCAIHEFNFPFCSVLCKSVVETTGEEIRNRSEIGDREIDAVICGSPCQGFSLIGKRAFDDPRNSLVFHFHRLVLELQPKFFVMENVRGITVGEHKQILKTLISEFKIHGYQVEENYQVLNAARYGVPQSRERLFLLGARKDVELPKYPLPITKPAQPNDSTRENLSVLPDSPTVWEAIGDIPEVEKYSDLLKQDWVVAEYGKPSNYALKLRRISTLVDDYSYEREFDSRILSSSLRTKHSSETIQRFAATTQGEREPISRFHKLHPAGVCNTLRAGTDMYKGSFTSPRPIHPFTPRCITVREAARLHSYPDWFRFHVTKWHGFRQVGNSVPPLLAKAVATEIVRRLNILPFKASFRQQLGDEKLLQLQMLQAAQRYSKY
- the lpxB gene encoding lipid-A-disaccharide synthase yields the protein MRIFISTGEVSGDLQGSLLIKALKRQATAANLELDILALGGEKMVEAGATLLGNTSGIGSMGLLESLPYILPTLQVQRKAIASLKQNPPDLVVLIDYMGPNIGIGTYMQQHLPQVPVLYYIAPQEWVWSVNVRNTARIVSFTHKLLAIFPEEARYFRDKGAKVTWVGHPLVDHMQNAPSRQAAREKLGITPEQIAIALLPASRHQELKYLLPVIFQAAQTIQAKLPEVHFWIPLSLEIYRQPIEEAIRRYDLRATVVSSQQKEVFAAADFAITKSGTVNLELALLNVPQVVAYRLHPITVWFARKILKGSIPFASPANLVVMKEIVPEFLQEQATPENITQAAMELLLNPDRRQQTLVDYEEMRQCLGEVGVCDRAAQEILQMLPGAGN
- the lpxA gene encoding acyl-ACP--UDP-N-acetylglucosamine O-acyltransferase: MKTLIHPTAVVHPNSELHPTVQVGAYAVIGAHVKVGAETIIGAHVVLEGPCEIGVGNQIFTGAAIGMEPQDLKFVGEPTWVKIGDNNLIREYVTINRATGAGEATVIGDGNLLMAYVHVAHNCVIEDHVVIANSVALAGHVHIESRARLSGVLGVHQFVHIGRHAMVGGMARIDRDVPPYMLVEGNPSRIRTLNLVGLKRSGMDSGDLQILKKAFRILYRSNLTFKDALEQLELLGDSKELQYLRRFLLLSQMPGRRGLTPGKSKFGVSDES
- the fabZ gene encoding 3-hydroxyacyl-ACP dehydratase FabZ; translated protein: MSILTEVNSTDTLAPASTEQQPTNESTTTSEIKTTLTSEEIQQLLPHRYPFLLVDRIIDYVPQKLAVGIKNVTVNEPHFQGHFPGRPLMPGVLIVEAMAQVGGIVLKQLPGFEDGLFVFAGIDKVRFRRQVVPGDQLVMTVELLWVKQRRFARMQARTEVDGKIATEGELMFSLIN
- the lpxC gene encoding UDP-3-O-acyl-N-acetylglucosamine deacetylase: MQQHTLAAEITQTGVGLHSGVTTRVRILPAEAGRGRYFVRVDLPDLPIIPAQVAAVSQTVLSTQLGKGETCVCTVEHLLASLVGMSVDNARIEIDGPEVPLLDGSAGVWTANIAEVGLVSQTATTNEITLNIDAPIWVYQGDAFVCALPTLETRFSYGIDFDLPAIGNQWHSWSPSADLENASASFAAEIAPARTFGLLHQIEHLQQSGLIKGGSLDNALVCGSEGWLNPPLRFANEPVRHKILDLVGDLSLLGTFPKAHFLAYKASHNLHIQLAQKILDLAES
- a CDS encoding BamA/TamA family outer membrane protein, with the translated sequence MRLSPVLVAAVAIAAPLGGSMSANAQTADDFKQTTEVFTLETNQQPEKDTGQVESTENVQSFPNSTVVLQSKYLQPPFGKVLKVNSATMASPKAVLPLVTPIPVQTPQIKSKLTQLQPSPTPETTPPSNQQTPSPTPSTTPPAAAPAFPTTPGTTQPNAAPEITPPTNQQIPSPTPSTTPGGENVNPPAAAPAFPTTPGTTQPNAAPEVTPPSNQQIPSPTPSTTPGRENVNPPAAAPAFPTTPGTTQPNATPEAAEPRVLVSEVVIVPQTGQITPELENQVYRVIRTQPGRTTTRSQLQEDINAIFGTGFFSNVQAQPEDTPLGVRVSFIVQPNPVLTKVQVQANPGTGVASVLPANTVDEIFRNQYGRILNLRDLQESIKLLTKRYQDQGYVLANVIGAPQVAENGVVTLQVAEGVVENIRVRFRNKEGQETDEKGQPIRGRTQEYIITREVELKPGQVFNRNTVQKDLQRVYGLGLFEDVNVSLDPGTDPSKVDVVLNVAERSSGSIAAGAGISSASGLFGTVSYQQQNLNGRNQKLGAEVQVGERELLFDLRFTDPWIAGDPYRTSYTANIFRRSSISLIFDGDNRDIRTFENGQTDEGDRPRVLRLGGGVTFTRPLSGNPYERSEWTASAGLQYQRVSTRDADGNLRKRGALYDQDGNLILKDGNVQTTPLTLSDSGQDDLLLVQLGVQRDRRNNPLQPTSGSYLRFGVDQSVPVGLGSIFLTRLRGSYSQYVPVSFINLSKGPQTLAFNLQGGTILGDLPPYEAFTLGGSNSVRGYEEGALSSARTYVQATVEYRFPVFSVVSGALFVDVGSDLGSSTQAADLLKKNGSGYGYGLGVRVQSPLGPIRIDYGINDDGDSRINFGIGERF